ACAAATAGCCAGGCGAGGTTGCCGATAATATTTGCCTTTGGCTTGTTACATGGATTAGGGTTTGCGTCGGTATTAAGTGAAGTTGGATTACCTGCGAGCCAGTATTTAACGAGCTTAATCTCGTTTAATGTTGGTGTAGAGCTTGGACAGCTAACCGTGATTGCGCTCGCTTTTATTTGTCTATACCCCTTTAGGAAAAAAGTCTGGTACCAAACTAAGTTAGTGTTTGCGCTTAATATCGCCATTGCGCTAATTGCCACTTACTGGCTTATTGAGCGCCTTATATAAATAAGCTTTGGTAATAAATAAAGACTGGATGTTAGAAATGAAAAAGGTGAGCTAAGCTCACCTTTCATCTGTCTACTGTAGACAAACGTTAATATTGATTAATCGTTAAATAGATTAACCCTTCATAACAGCTTAAATATTTTTAACATTGATATCGCCAATCGCTAACGCTGCGACACGGTCACGTTCCTGACGTTTTTCACAAGGGTTATCACAATTACATGATTTATCGATACCAACACTTGCTAAGCCGCCACAACTGCCGGCAAGGGTTTTATTTTGAAAAATATATCCAACAGCCATTGCCATTACAATAACGAGAAAAAAGCCTAAGGTGATTAAAAATATAGCCATATTAAGTGCCTACCTATTTGATAACATTTCAACAGTTAATTTTAAGAGTGCAAACCTACTTGAGGTATTGCATGAATTTTACCGTGCTTTGCTCAACAAAGCCATGATCAGTTTTCGCTATAATGTATGCAGCAAGGCCATTAGCCTCTGCGAACGCTAGCGCTTTCTCTTCACCCATTACCATCATAGCCGTTGATAAACCATCGGCGGTCATTGAGGATGGATGGATCACAGTTACAGAGACCAGCTTATGGTTGATTGGCTTTCCATTTTTTGGGTCTATGATATGCGAAAAACGTTGACCGTCTGCTTCAAAGTAAATTCTATAGTCTCCTGAAGTAGCAACAGCATTATCTTTGGGTATAATAATTTGTTGTATTGACCGTTCGCCACTTAAGGGTTTTTCGATTGCTACATGCCAAAGCTCACCAGTATGTTTAAAGCCTTTAACGCGCATTTCACCACCAATTTCAACAAGGTAGTTATTAATACCATTTGCTTCGATAAACTCGGTCACTAAGTCAACACCGTAGCCTTTAGCAATAGTTGATAAATCAACGTATAGATCTGGCGTACTTTTACTAAGCATATCGTTTTCTAGGGTTAATTTATCTAAACCCACACGTGCTTTTGTTTTCATCAGTAATTCAGCGCTTGGCACAGTTTCAGGTCGATATTCTGGGCCAAAGCCCCATAAATTAACTAAAGGCCCAACAGTAACATCAAGTGCACCGTCACTGAGTTCCCCTAAACGTATCGCTTCTTTAATCACTCGCACAAGGCCTACTGAGACTTTAATAGGAGCAAGTGAGCTAGATTGATTAAATCTTGATAGCTCCGAATCCTTTATATAAGTCGACATTTCCTGATTCAGCTGCACAAGCTGTTCATCAATACCCTGCTGTATTTTTTCTGCATCTAAATTTTCACCCACTAATTTAATATTATAAGTGGTCCCCATTGTGTGACCTTGCAGAAGGTATTCTGCACGACCAAGATCGTTACTGGGAAAGCAGCCACTAAGCACTAAAATAGCGCATGCTACTAGCAGTAATTTAACCACTAACAGTTGTTTTTTAATCATAAAATTATATTGCATCACAATATCCTTAATAAATTTCATTTAGCTAAAGTAACCGACTTAATTAACAAGTATTTTCTTTTAGCTAAATAAAATCTGAATTTTCAATAATTCACGATAAACGTATAAAAAATAGGTATTAAAAAGGCGACCTAAGCCGCCCTTTCATTGGATGAATTTAACAGCTTAATTAGCCACCGAAATCATCTAACATGATGTTTTCATCTTCAACACCCAAATCTTTTAGCATATGTATAACTGCGGCGTTCATCATTGGAGGACCACACATGTAGTACTCACAATCTTCTGGCGCTTCATGGTCTTTCAAGTAGTTTTCATGAAGTACATTATGAATAAAACCTGTCATGCCATCCCAGTTATCTTCTGGTTGTGGATCAGATAACGCAACATGCCATTCAAAGTTGTCATTTTCAGCTGCAAGGCCGTTATAATCATCTTCATAGAACATTTCGCGTTTAGAACGAGCACCATACCAGAACGACATTTTACGTTTAGATTGCAAACGTTTAAGTTGATCAAAGATATGTGAACGCATTGGCGCCATACCAGCACCACCACCAATGAATACCATTTCATTTTCAGTCTCTTTCGCGAAAAACTCACCAAATGGACCTGAAATAGTGACTTTGTCACCAGCTTTAAGACTGAATATATAAGACGACATTTTACCTGCAGGTAAATGTAAACGTCCAGGAGGTGGCGTAGCAATACGCACGTTCAGCATAATAATGCCTTCTTCTTCTGGATAGTTCGCCATTGAGTATGCACGTAACGTAGGCTCATCAACTTTTGATTCAACATCAAAAAAGCCAAAATGATTCCAATCACCTTTGTATTGGTCATCAATATCGAAATCGCTATATTTCACATGATGCGCAGGCGCTTCAATTTGAATATAACCACCGGCTTTAAACGGTACAGATTCGCCATTAGGAATTTGTAACTTAAGCTCTTTAATGAACGTTGCTTGGTTATCGTTAGAGATAACTTCACATTCCCATTGTTGAACCCCAAAGATTTCATCTTCAAGTACAATGTCCATGTCTTGTTTAACTGCCACTTGACAAGCTAAACGACAACCTTCTTTGGCTTCACGCTTATTAATATGACCTGACTCAGTTGGCAGTATATCACCACCACCTGAATGTATTTCTACACGACATTGGCCACAAGTACCGCCGCCGCCACAAGCTGAAGGTATAAAAATACCTTGGTCAGCAAGTGCGCCTAAAAGCTTACCACCAGCCGCAGTTGTAACTGCTTTCTCTGGGTCACCATT
The Colwellia sp. Arc7-D genome window above contains:
- the nqrM gene encoding (Na+)-NQR maturation NqrM, translated to MAIFLITLGFFLVIVMAMAVGYIFQNKTLAGSCGGLASVGIDKSCNCDNPCEKRQERDRVAALAIGDINVKNI
- a CDS encoding FAD:protein FMN transferase, translated to MQYNFMIKKQLLVVKLLLVACAILVLSGCFPSNDLGRAEYLLQGHTMGTTYNIKLVGENLDAEKIQQGIDEQLVQLNQEMSTYIKDSELSRFNQSSSLAPIKVSVGLVRVIKEAIRLGELSDGALDVTVGPLVNLWGFGPEYRPETVPSAELLMKTKARVGLDKLTLENDMLSKSTPDLYVDLSTIAKGYGVDLVTEFIEANGINNYLVEIGGEMRVKGFKHTGELWHVAIEKPLSGERSIQQIIIPKDNAVATSGDYRIYFEADGQRFSHIIDPKNGKPINHKLVSVTVIHPSSMTADGLSTAMMVMGEEKALAFAEANGLAAYIIAKTDHGFVEQSTVKFMQYLK
- the nqrF gene encoding NADH:ubiquinone reductase (Na(+)-transporting) subunit F, whose translation is MEIIILGVSMFTVIVLALVMVILFAKSKLVSSGDVTISINGDPEKAVTTAAGGKLLGALADQGIFIPSACGGGGTCGQCRVEIHSGGGDILPTESGHINKREAKEGCRLACQVAVKQDMDIVLEDEIFGVQQWECEVISNDNQATFIKELKLQIPNGESVPFKAGGYIQIEAPAHHVKYSDFDIDDQYKGDWNHFGFFDVESKVDEPTLRAYSMANYPEEEGIIMLNVRIATPPPGRLHLPAGKMSSYIFSLKAGDKVTISGPFGEFFAKETENEMVFIGGGAGMAPMRSHIFDQLKRLQSKRKMSFWYGARSKREMFYEDDYNGLAAENDNFEWHVALSDPQPEDNWDGMTGFIHNVLHENYLKDHEAPEDCEYYMCGPPMMNAAVIHMLKDLGVEDENIMLDDFGG